CGCCACCAAATGGAACGATCCGAAGAACTTCCCCTGGACCATGGGCTGGCAGCCCAACTACCAGAGCGAAACGCAGATCTATGCGAAGTATGTCCTGAAGAACAAGCCGGACGCCAAGATCGGGATTCTCTACCAGAACGACGATTACGGTAAGGATTACCTGAAGGGCTTCAAGGACGGACTCGGCGCCAAGGGGGCATCGATGATCGTCCTGGAGGAAAGCTATGAAGTCTCCGAACCGACCATCGACTCCCACATCGTCAAGCTGAAGTCGACCGGAGCCGACGTGTTCGTCAACATCACCACGCCGAAATTCGCCGCGCAGGCGATCAAGAAGAACGCCGAGCTCGGCTGGAAGCCCCTCCACTTCCTCAACAGCGTCTCGGGCTCAATCGGCAGCGTCATAAAGCCGGCCGGCTTTGAGAACGCGCAAGAGATTATCTCTTCGCAATACCTCAAGGATCCTGCTGATACGGAGTGGAAGAATGATGCTGGCATGAAGGCCTGGAACGAATTCCTGGACAAGTATTACCCCGAGGCCAACCGCGCCGATTCATTCGTCATGTACGGGTACACGGTGGCACAAACTCTGGAGCATGTGCTGAAGTCTAGCGGCGACAACCTG
This portion of the Bradyrhizobium sp. AZCC 2262 genome encodes:
- a CDS encoding ABC transporter substrate-binding protein — translated: MSALKKLAVLSATFGLLAASSSSVLAQKKYDAGATDTEIKVGNIMPYSGPASAYGVIAKTEEAYFRKVNAEGGINGRKINFISYDDAYSPPKTVEQARKLVESDEALVVFNPLGTPPNTAIQKYLNSKKVPQLFVATGATKWNDPKNFPWTMGWQPNYQSETQIYAKYVLKNKPDAKIGILYQNDDYGKDYLKGFKDGLGAKGASMIVLEESYEVSEPTIDSHIVKLKSTGADVFVNITTPKFAAQAIKKNAELGWKPLHFLNSVSGSIGSVIKPAGFENAQEIISSQYLKDPADTEWKNDAGMKAWNEFLDKYYPEANRADSFVMYGYTVAQTLEHVLKSSGDNLTRENVMKQAASLKDLELGGLLPGVKINTSATDFAPISQMQLVKFKGETWERFGEVLSGDAGG